Proteins co-encoded in one Populus trichocarpa isolate Nisqually-1 chromosome 10, P.trichocarpa_v4.1, whole genome shotgun sequence genomic window:
- the LOC7498023 gene encoding transcriptional regulator TAC1 gives MESAKQQSSGTSSTDENYDRQEQVKEDSSSRTTISAKRSYECSFCKRGFTNAQALGGHMNIHRKDRANRTKDKQLASSSSVSSKASEEIKNPGYMVPNSSEPTKYYPVSEDQRNYGTYFQQPGSSPREPYSYKHGSHDFLVPRSQSLSMNDELWGTSIGLQIGSSNIQDNGGNRRVSDDDEVDLELRLGHDR, from the coding sequence atggaGTCGGCAAAACAACAAAGCTCGGGGACTTCAAGTACTGATGAAAATTATGATCGTCAAGAACAAGTCAAAGAGGACTCATCAAGCCGTACAACAATCTCTGCTAAACGCTCATATGAATGTTCTTTTTGCAAGAGAGGCTTCACCAACGCGCAGGCCTTAGGGGGGCACATGAACATACACCGCAAAGATCGAGCTAATCGAACCAAAGACAAGCAACTTGCAAGTTCTTCGTCAGTATCAAGCAAAGCCAGCGAGGAAATCAAGAATCCTGGATATATGGTACCAAATTCAAGTGAACCCACGAAGTACTATCCGGTTTCGGAGGATCAAAGGAATTATGGAACGTATTTTCAGCAACCAGGATCTAGCCCTAGAGAGCCATATAGTTACAAACATGGCAGTCATGATTTTCTTGTGCCGAGATCTCAATCCTTGAGCATGAATGACGAGCTTTGGGGTACAAGTATAGGCTTGCAAATTGGGTCTTCCAATATACAAGATAACGGAGGGAATAGGAGGGTTTCTGACGATGATGAAGTCGATTTGGAGCTTAGACTTGGCCATGACCGCTAA